The following proteins are co-located in the Silene latifolia isolate original U9 population chromosome 1, ASM4854445v1, whole genome shotgun sequence genome:
- the LOC141607718 gene encoding uncharacterized protein LOC141607718 codes for MGLISNGCIYNLHGGGSTINLAPVISMPCLAVHYSNPNLLVHCSGWSRPLIVFHNRHLGFSKLKVSADHQSGEAPLVQKLSKPWLKFPRCLVELSASSLLFVALGIFTLSFTKKGCTALAAVDTGSRPVQEESVGEDQVIENEKTVEDEQLHQEFETWKSKTYALTVPLRVVAVQGSVPPAWIKDFIQSQGRRLKISVQFRGSLEDIFSELIGSLRKVDVSPKSVLTADLITIGDSWLDLAIGKSVIEPMQMAEDYDWFKGLPDKWKVYLRRNNEGKADPDGRTWAVPYRWGSMVIAYKKSKFDKLGFAPIEDWKDLWRPELSGRIAMVDSPREIIGVVLKYMGGSYNTNDINQDIPGGVRAVQQHLAMLTKQVLLFDSANYLKAFSVGDAWVAVGWSSDILPAAKRLSNVAVVVPKSGASLWADLWAVPATTRCPPSENLGGRIRGPSPLIYQWLDFCLQPARDLPFKQGVFPGASPTALENLPSDPSKLLPKGAPKLVTNLVAGMPPPEILAKCEFLEPLSETALSEYRLLISTMEKPGHGPFRQFCFTIFQDTWSKILSLRKEIGEYGFPVRKL; via the exons ATGGGCTTAATCTCAAATGGGTGCATTTATAACCTACATGGTGGCGGTtcaacaattaacttagctccgGTTATTTCTATGCCTTGCCTGGCTGTACATTATTCAAACCCTAACCTTTTGGTTCATTGTTCGGGATGGAGTCGACCTTTGATTGTGTTTCATAATAGACATCTTGGCTTTTCTAAGCTGAAAGTTTCAGCTGACCACCAATCGGGTGAGGCTCCGTTGGTTCAAAAATTGTCTAAGCCGTGGCTCAAATTCCCTCGATGTCTTGTTGAGCTTTCGGCCTCTTCCTTGCTTTTTGTTGCTCTTGGCATCTTTACATTGTCATTCACGAAGAAGGGATGTACTGCACTAGCTGCTGTTGATACTGGAAGTCGACCTGTGCAAGAGGAAAGTGTTGGGGAAG ATCAAGTTATAGAGAATGAGAAAACTGTTGAAGATGAGCAGTTACATCAAGAATTTGAAACTTGGAAGTCCAAGACCTATGCTTTGACTGTCCCTTTACGTGTGGTAGCGGTTCAGGGCTCTGTGCCACCTGCATGGATTAAG GATTTTATTCAATCTCAAGGAAGAAGATTAAAGATAAGTGTGCAGTTCCGTGGAAGTCTTGAAGACATCTTTTCCGAACTAATAGGATCCTTAAGGAAGGTTGATGTTTCTCCAAAATCTGTTTTAACAGCTGATCTCATCACCATTGGCGACTCTTGGCTTGATCTTGCAATTGGCAAGTCTGTAATTGAGCCAATGCAAATGGCAGAGGACTATGACTGGTTTAAGGGTTTACCAGATAAATGGAAG GTTTATTTGCGTAGGAATAACGAAGGGAAAGCTGACCCTGACGGCAGAACGTGGGCTGTTCCATACCGATGGGGAAGCATGGTCATAGCATACAAGAAGAGCAAATTTGACAAGCTTGGTTTTGCTCCAATAGAG GATTGGAAAGATTTATGGCGTCCTGAGCTTTCAGGTAGGATTGCGATGGTTGATTCCCCGCGAGAGATCATTGGAGTGGTGTTAAAGTATATGGGAGGATCATATAACACAAATGATATTAACCAAGATATTCCTGGTGGGGTAAGGGCTGTACAGCAGCATCTTGCTATGCTTACAAAGCAG GTCCTGCTATTTGACAGTGCAAATTATCTAAAAGCCTTTAGCGTGGGTGATGCTTGGGTTGCTGTTGGATGGAGCAGTGATATCCTTCCTGCTGCCAAGAGACTTTCAAATGTTGCAGTTGTTGTTCCCAAATCAGGAGCTAGCTTGTGGGCTGATTTATGG GCTGTCCCTGCCACAACCAGATGCCCACCATCAGAGAACCTCGGTGGACGAATCCGAGGGCCGTCTCCATTGATTTATCAGTGGTTAGACTTCTGCCTACAACCTGCTCGAGACCTCCCCTTCAAGCAAGGAGTGTTTCCCGGTGCTTCTCCAACTGCCTTAGAGAACTTACCATCAGATCCCTCTAAACTTCTTCCAAAGGGTGCTCCAAAGCTAGTAACCAACCTTGTTGCTGGGATGCCACCTCCGGAAATCTTGGCCAAATGTGAATTTTTGGAGCCACTTTCCGAGACTGCTTTGTCAGAATATAGATTGTTGATTTCTACCATGGAGAAACCCGGTCATGGACCCTTTCGACAATTTTGTTTTACCATATTCCAGGATACTTGGTCAAAAATTTTATCACTCAGAAAGGAAATAGGTGAATATGGGTTTCCAGTGAGGAAATTGTAG